The following nucleotide sequence is from Alkalihalobacillus sp. LMS39.
GTAGTAAAGTTTTGCACGACGTACTTTACCGCGACGCTTCACTTCAATCTTAGCGATTTTCGGTGAATGTAATGGGAATGTACGTTCAACACCTACTCCGTATGAGATTTTACGAGCTGTGAATGTTTCGCTAACACCAGTACCACGGCGTTTAATTACAACACCTTCGTACACCTGAATACGCTCACGGTTACCCTCAACAACTTTTACGTGAATACGTAAAGTGTCTCCAGGACGAAATTCAGGAAGATCAGTGCGTAATTGCTCTTGAGTAATTTCACGGATAACGTTGTTCATATTATTCCACTCCTTCCATACAGATGCTCATTCCAGATTTACGACTGCAGCGGAACATCTTGATCAGGCCTAAGCCACAAAAAAAATCATACCATATTATAGGTGCAAGAGCAAGCTATTTCCGCTATCTTCTACTGTTTCTTTTGTTTTTTAGTAAATCTGGTCTTCTCAGTTCTGTTCGCTTTCTCGATTGCTCTTGTCGCCATTTGTCAATGCGTTCGTGATGACCAGATAACAGGACATCAGGTACTTTCATTCCTCGAAAATCAGCAGGTCTTGTATATTGGGGGTGTTCTAGCAATCCTGTTGAAAAAGAATCTGTAATGGCTGACTCTTGATTTCCTAACACACCAGGTAATAGTCTCGTTACACTATCAGCAATAACCATTGCCCCAATTTCTCCACCCGTTAGAATATAGTCACCAATCGATATTTCATCCGTTACGAGATGTTGACGAATACGTTCATCATAGCCTTCATAATGTCCACAAATAATAATTAAATGGTCTTCTTGTGCCAGTTCTTCTGCTTTTTGTTGTGTATAAGGTTCTCCTTGTGGACACATCAAAATCACTCTTGGTTTTGCATGACTAGCTAAAGCATGGACAGCATCAAACAAAGGCTGTGGTGTTAAGACCATTCCTGCTCCACCACCGTAAGGATAATCATCCACCTTTTTATGCTTGTTTTCCGAATAGTCACGGAAATTAACGACACGATACTGTACAACCTTTTTTTCCTGAGCGTGCTTTAGCATCGACGTTCCAAATACCCCTTGAAACATTTCTGGAAACAATGATAATATATCGATTTTCACAGTTATATTAGCCCCTCAAGTAAATGAATCGTAATTCTTTTTTCAGCCGGCTTGACCTCTTTGACAACACTATCAATGTAAGGAATTAAAATATCTTTGCCTGGTCCTTTTTGTTGAATTACCCACACATCATTAGCCCCAGGCGATAAGATTTCTTTAACCTTTCCAAGCTCTTGTCCTTCTTCAGTAAACACAGAACAACCAATAATTTCATGATAGTAAAATTCATCTTCTTCTAATGTTCCGAGCTCAGTTTCAGAAATTTTTAATAGACCGCCTTTAAATGGCTCAACTTGATTAATCGATGTATACTGGTCAAATTGTAACAAATGAAAATTTTTATGTTTCCTGTGAGTCTTTATTGTCACTTCAATAAGCTTGTCTGAATTCGGTGGTTCAACAAATAACGTCTTTCCTACGACAAAACGCTCGTCTTCAAAATCTGTTGTTGAGATTACACGTATCTCTCCTTGAATGCCATGTGTATTTACAATTTTTCCAACTCTAAACCAATTTGTCATCGTCGTTCCTTCCTTCTCGAATTTCATGTATAATTCCATCTTTTATAATAATTTCTGATTGGGTTAATATATTGTCCCACACATCACCAGTTTTTACTTCACATAACGATTGGATCGTTCCGTCTTTCAGCTCTGATCCTAATTGTAGTTTATGTAATTGATGA
It contains:
- the rplS gene encoding 50S ribosomal protein L19, with protein sequence MNNVIREITQEQLRTDLPEFRPGDTLRIHVKVVEGNRERIQVYEGVVIKRRGTGVSETFTARKISYGVGVERTFPLHSPKIAKIEVKRRGKVRRAKLYYLRNLRGKAARIKEIR
- the trmD gene encoding tRNA (guanosine(37)-N1)-methyltransferase TrmD, whose amino-acid sequence is MKIDILSLFPEMFQGVFGTSMLKHAQEKKVVQYRVVNFRDYSENKHKKVDDYPYGGGAGMVLTPQPLFDAVHALASHAKPRVILMCPQGEPYTQQKAEELAQEDHLIIICGHYEGYDERIRQHLVTDEISIGDYILTGGEIGAMVIADSVTRLLPGVLGNQESAITDSFSTGLLEHPQYTRPADFRGMKVPDVLLSGHHERIDKWRQEQSRKRTELRRPDLLKNKRNSRR
- the rimM gene encoding ribosome maturation factor RimM (Essential for efficient processing of 16S rRNA) — protein: MTNWFRVGKIVNTHGIQGEIRVISTTDFEDERFVVGKTLFVEPPNSDKLIEVTIKTHRKHKNFHLLQFDQYTSINQVEPFKGGLLKISETELGTLEEDEFYYHEIIGCSVFTEEGQELGKVKEILSPGANDVWVIQQKGPGKDILIPYIDSVVKEVKPAEKRITIHLLEGLI